A segment of the Acidobacteriota bacterium genome:
CGTGACGACGCCGACGTGATCCTCGGGGACATCCAACAGCAACAGCTCCATCGGCTCGTGCTTCTGGCCGCCGATCTCCTTGAAGAGGACCTCGGGCTTGCCGACGGCCATCTCGTACCCCTCGCGCCGCATCATCTCGACGAGGATGGCGAGCTGCAGCTCGCCGCGCCCGGAGACCTTGAAGGCGTCGGAGCCGCCGATCTCGAGCTTGATGGCGACGTTTCGGAGCGCTTCCTTCTCGAGCCTTTCCTTCAGGTGACGGGCGGTGAGGAAGCGACCGTCCTTCCCGGAGAAGGGGGAGGTGTTGACCGAGATGATGATCGCCATCGTCGGCTCGTCGATGACCATCCGGGCCAGCGCCTCGGGGCGCTCGGCGTCGGCCACCGTGTCGCCGATCTCGAGCGTTTCGATGCCGGCGAGGATGGCGATCTCCCCCGCCTGGGCGTGATCGACCTCGACGCGCTTCAATCCGTCGGTGAGCATGAGGCGCGTGATCTTCGTCCGGACGACCTTCCCGCCGGCGCCGAGAACCGCGACGTTGTCGCCGGTGTGCACGGTGCCGCGGACGATGCGGCCGATGGCGAGGCGGCCGACGTAGTCGTCGTAGTCGAGGTTCGCGACGCGGATCTGGAGGGGGGCGTCGATATCGTGCTTCGGGGGCGGGATGGCCCTGAGGATCTCGTCGAAGAGGGGGACGAGGGTCGTCCCGGGCTCGTCGAGCTTGAGGGTGGCCGTGCCGGCGCGCGCGTTCGCGTAGATGATGGGGAAGTCGATCTGGTCCTCGGTCGCGTCGAGGTCGATGTAGAGGGAGTAGATCTCGTCGAGGACCTCGGCGGGGCGGGCGTCCTTGCGGTCTATCTTGTTGATGACGACGACGGAGGGGAGCTTCGCCTCGAGGGCCTTCTTCACGACGAAGCGCGTCTGCGGGAGGGGCCCTTCCGAGGCGTCCACGAGGAGGAGGACGCCGTCCACCATCGTGAGGGTGCGCTCGACCTCACCGCCGAAGTCGGCGTGGCCGGGGGTGTCGACGATGTTGATCTTGACGTCTTTGTAGCCGACCGAGGTGTTCTTCGCGAGGATCGTGATCCCCTTCTCGCGCTCCAGGGGGTTGCTGTCCATCACGCGCTCGACGATGGCCTCGTTGGCGCGGAAGGTGCCGCTCTGCCACAGCATCGCGTCCACGAGCGTGGTCTTGCCGTGGTCGACGTGGGCGATGATGGCGACGTTGCGGAGAGATCCATCGGGTCGAATAGTCATCGGGTCTAAGTATCCGCCTTTGAGTTGGGGGTGGGCCTGGGGGAAGGGACAGTCTAGCAGACGCGACGGGGCCCCGCCCCGCGTAAGGATCCCGGCGCCGTGGAGACGAAGTACTCTGGCCGGCGCTCGGGGCCGCCGGCAGGAGGTGCTTGCCATCGACGCGCACGCCGCGGCGCCCGCCGTCACGCTTCCCTGGAGCGCGGAGATGGGTGCCGCCGAAAGAAGTCTCCTCGAGGCCCGGTACCAGAGGCTGCTCCGCGAGCACGGGGGGGCCATCTCCCGCCTCGCCTCCGGCTACGAGAGGATCGCCGGCAGGCGCGAGGACCTCGTGCAAGAGATCGCGCTCGCGATCTGGCAGGCGCTCCCGAGGTTCCGGGGAGACTGCTCGGAGAAGACCTTCGTCTACCGGATCGCGCAGAACCGTTGCCTCACGCACGCGCTCCGCCGGAAGCCGGGCGGGAACTCCCTGGAGGGGGCGGCGCCGCCCGTGGACCTGCGCCCCGGCCCCGAGTCGGCGGCCCTCGCCGCGGACCTCAAGGAGCGCCTCCTCGCGGCGATCCGCGCGCTGGCGCTTCCGTACCGCCAGGTGATCACGCTGGTCCTCGAGGAGATGTCCCACGCCGAGATCGCCGAGGTGCTCGGGCTGACCGAGAACAACGTGGGCGTGAGGCTCAACAGGGCGCGGGAGAAGCTGCGCGAGATTCTCGGAGCGACGCGATGATCGCCGATCGGGAGCTGGGGGAGATGCAGGCTGCGTGGCGGTCGGGGGGGGCGCGGGCAGGTCAGGCGAGCGACCTCGACGCGCTCCTTTCGGTGGCGCAGGCGCGCGTGCGGCGCGAGAGCCGGCGGCTCGTCTGCGTCACGTTCGTCGAGATCCTCCTCACCGCGGCGATGCTCGCCTTCGCCGTCCTCGTCGCGCGGGGGGAGAGCCGCGCCGCCGTGGTGGCCGCGGCCGTCGCGACGTGGGTCTTCGCCGGGTGGGCGCTCGGCTTTTCCCTCTGGAACCGTCGCGGGCTCTGGCGCCCCGACGCGGAGACGACGCGGGGCTTCGTCGAGCTGTCGATCCGGCGGTGCGAGGCGGAGCTGCGGGCCGTGCAGTTCGGACACCGCCTCCTCGTCGTGGAGTCCGTCTTCGTCGCGGTCCTCCTCGGCTGGAAATTCACCTTCGGGCCGGTGCACTCTCCGGTCGGGTCGCTCGTGGGTGTCGTCGCCCTCGCGACCCTGATCTTCCTCGTCGAGGCGTTCCTGAGGCGGCGCGGCCGCCGCTTCGAGGCGGAGCTCCAGGAGTGGCGGCGGTTCGAGGCGATCTCCGGCGCGTAGCCGGGAATGGCTGGTGGGCCTCCGCGTGTTCCACTATGTTGGGGAACCCGTCCGGACGCCCCAGGTCGGCTGGCGCCCCGAGATTCGGGCCCCTCGGAGGATGACGCACATGATTCGAAAGCTCACGCTCGGACGGACTCTCCTCGCACTCGCCCTCCCCATCGCCCTCGCGGGGATCACTTTCGCGGGCGGCGACCACTGCAACCACGGGAAAGACGCGACGGCGGCCGGGAAAGAGATGGGCGACGGGTGCCCCATCGCGAAGAACGTCAAGTCGGTCGCGAAGATGACCGAGAACGGCGCGATCGTGACCTTGACCGGCAAGAGCGACGAGGCGGTCGAGCACATCCAGACGCACCTCAAGGCGCATCAGAACGGCGAGAGCTGCCCCGACTGCCCGCTGTCGATGGCCGGCGTCACGACGAAAGTCGACATCACGAAGGACGGCGGCGTCCTGACCGTGTCCGCGAGCACCCCCGAGGCGCTGAAAGCGATCCAGGCGTGGGCGAGCAAGCCGATGGCCGGCTGCTGCGCGAAGGGTCACGGCGAGAAGGCGTAAGCACCCCGATCGACGAGCTCGAGAACAAGCCTCCGGGAACGCCTCCGGAGGTTTTTTCTTTGCGGCAATAGCCCTCGACCGGAGGGATGAATTACCGTAGACTTGCCGCGTCGAGGGAGCCGTCATGAGCCGACCCTGGATGCGCCGCGCGCTCCTCCTTCTCGCCCTCTCGCTCGTCACCCCGGCGCTCCTCCGCGCCGACATCAT
Coding sequences within it:
- a CDS encoding RNA polymerase sigma factor, which encodes MGAAERSLLEARYQRLLREHGGAISRLASGYERIAGRREDLVQEIALAIWQALPRFRGDCSEKTFVYRIAQNRCLTHALRRKPGGNSLEGAAPPVDLRPGPESAALAADLKERLLAAIRALALPYRQVITLVLEEMSHAEIAEVLGLTENNVGVRLNRAREKLREILGATR
- the typA gene encoding translational GTPase TypA, which encodes MTIRPDGSLRNVAIIAHVDHGKTTLVDAMLWQSGTFRANEAIVERVMDSNPLEREKGITILAKNTSVGYKDVKINIVDTPGHADFGGEVERTLTMVDGVLLLVDASEGPLPQTRFVVKKALEAKLPSVVVINKIDRKDARPAEVLDEIYSLYIDLDATEDQIDFPIIYANARAGTATLKLDEPGTTLVPLFDEILRAIPPPKHDIDAPLQIRVANLDYDDYVGRLAIGRIVRGTVHTGDNVAVLGAGGKVVRTKITRLMLTDGLKRVEVDHAQAGEIAILAGIETLEIGDTVADAERPEALARMVIDEPTMAIIISVNTSPFSGKDGRFLTARHLKERLEKEALRNVAIKLEIGGSDAFKVSGRGELQLAILVEMMRREGYEMAVGKPEVLFKEIGGQKHEPMELLLLDVPEDHVGVVTQKTALRKGRMTHMVNHGTGRVRMEFRIPSRGLIGYRTEFLTDTRGTGIFNHIFDGFEPWQGEIPHRTTGTLIADRGGRVTSFAVENLQERGELFLKPGEMVYEGMIVGEHARDNDLDVNITKEKKLTNMRASSADDAAHIIPARVLSLEQALEFIREDELLEVTPGSFRMRKKILKANER